One part of the Dyadobacter sp. 676 genome encodes these proteins:
- a CDS encoding FGGY family carbohydrate kinase, with protein MTSQQAYLVADVGTGNVRVAVADAAGVILGMASGDMYYEKDHHYPESIFFDPDALWRQVKNLAKTALAQAGRVTIAAITATSQREGIVALGSAGQPIIGMPNIDHRGREWENITPDKHEIYMRTGRYPTSLFSALKLVGVRERRPDLWQEISTFLSISDWVQFMFSGVQGYEHSQASETLLYDVARGEWSQQLCDAYRLDKALLPPLVHAGSVLGKILPQVAQELGIFPTADVVVGGSDTQLAIMSIAPSVEDIVIVSGTTTPILKIAAQYVTDDRERTWTNRHTDNASFLLEANAGVTGLNYQRLKAIFYPNEPYELIETEVAAIRDTHCVAALGSLLANEKAPLIRGGFIFNTPVSHQLSRAHFVWATLWDIACSIYENYNVLREVTHHEQDYVWMCGGGVQSKLLRQFIANLSGKKSDDTCELPPGLGLGWGGHLQQCTGHSEQCTGDIGGYKPAWR; from the coding sequence ATGACATCCCAACAGGCTTATCTTGTGGCCGACGTCGGTACGGGCAATGTGCGGGTCGCGGTTGCCGATGCCGCCGGCGTGATACTTGGCATGGCAAGCGGCGATATGTATTACGAAAAGGACCACCATTATCCCGAATCGATATTTTTTGACCCGGACGCGCTCTGGCGGCAGGTTAAAAATCTTGCCAAAACCGCATTGGCCCAAGCCGGGCGGGTAACCATTGCCGCTATCACCGCCACCAGCCAGCGCGAGGGCATCGTCGCCCTGGGCAGCGCAGGTCAGCCGATCATCGGTATGCCCAATATCGACCATCGCGGTCGCGAGTGGGAAAACATAACGCCCGACAAGCATGAAATCTATATGCGCACAGGCCGCTACCCTACTTCCCTTTTCTCGGCATTGAAACTCGTAGGCGTACGCGAGCGCCGGCCTGACCTCTGGCAGGAGATTTCGACATTCCTGAGCATCAGCGACTGGGTACAATTCATGTTCAGCGGCGTGCAGGGCTACGAACATTCCCAGGCCTCGGAAACATTGCTGTACGACGTGGCGCGGGGCGAATGGTCGCAACAACTGTGTGACGCCTATCGACTCGACAAGGCATTACTACCACCATTGGTGCATGCGGGTTCGGTATTGGGTAAAATACTGCCGCAGGTTGCACAGGAACTCGGCATTTTCCCAACGGCCGATGTGGTGGTCGGCGGTTCGGATACGCAGCTTGCGATCATGAGCATTGCACCGTCGGTTGAGGACATAGTGATCGTTTCGGGCACTACGACGCCCATTCTCAAAATTGCCGCCCAATACGTCACCGACGATCGGGAACGCACCTGGACCAACCGGCATACCGACAACGCCAGCTTCCTGCTCGAAGCCAATGCGGGCGTCACCGGACTCAATTATCAGCGTCTGAAAGCAATTTTTTATCCTAACGAACCTTACGAGTTGATCGAAACCGAAGTTGCGGCCATCCGTGATACGCATTGTGTTGCTGCCCTGGGTTCGTTACTGGCTAACGAGAAAGCTCCCCTGATCCGTGGAGGGTTTATTTTCAACACACCGGTATCCCACCAGTTAAGCCGCGCACATTTCGTATGGGCCACACTTTGGGACATTGCATGCAGCATTTATGAAAACTACAACGTGCTCCGTGAAGTCACACACCACGAGCAGGATTATGTGTGGATGTGCGGGGGCGGTGTTCAGAGCAAGCTGCTGCGACAATTTATCGCCAATTTGTCGGGCAAAAAAAGTGATGATACGTGCGAATTACCGCCAGGCCTCGGTCTCGGGTGGGGTGGCCATTTGCAACAATGCACTGGGCATTCCGAACAATGCACCGGAGACATTGGAGGTTACAAACCCGCATGGCGATAA
- a CDS encoding 2-hydroxyacid dehydrogenase has product MKVLITAPYHDRAQQILKEQFGEIIYKPWKSQERAYNESELITLLRDTNADALITEHDHVTSAVIEAFPHLRFIGVCRGTPSNVAVATATTRGIPVFNTPARNAQAVAEMFIANLINLMRNTLESIAWLESGQWEAGAHTSYLQFKGNEIAGKTIGMVGFGAVGQTIANLVKHFPTTILYYDPFYTSDDPDYQKVSLEDIFRLSDVVSIHLPVNKDTEGMIGEELIGLMKKEAIFVNTARAVVVKREALLAAIESDAIRGAILDVFDHEPPDALDYRLIHHKNVLATPHIAGATFEVEDHHADIMNKALHDFYVTGNRAIRQLVNREVLSVKPI; this is encoded by the coding sequence ATGAAAGTCCTGATCACCGCCCCTTATCACGACAGAGCACAACAAATACTCAAAGAACAATTCGGAGAAATCATTTATAAGCCATGGAAATCACAGGAGCGTGCTTACAATGAAAGCGAGCTCATTACCTTGTTGCGCGATACAAACGCCGACGCGTTGATTACCGAGCACGACCACGTCACTTCGGCGGTTATCGAGGCATTTCCGCATCTTCGATTCATCGGCGTGTGCCGCGGGACGCCTTCGAATGTAGCCGTCGCCACGGCTACCACCAGGGGTATTCCGGTTTTCAACACCCCCGCGCGCAACGCGCAGGCAGTGGCCGAAATGTTCATCGCCAACCTGATTAACCTCATGCGGAACACGCTCGAAAGCATTGCGTGGCTCGAAAGCGGACAATGGGAAGCGGGGGCACACACATCCTATTTACAGTTCAAAGGGAATGAAATTGCGGGAAAAACGATCGGAATGGTCGGTTTCGGGGCTGTGGGACAAACCATCGCAAATCTCGTGAAACACTTCCCGACCACGATCCTGTATTACGACCCATTCTACACGTCGGACGACCCCGACTATCAAAAAGTAAGCCTGGAAGATATTTTCCGCCTCAGCGACGTGGTCTCGATCCATTTACCCGTAAACAAAGACACCGAAGGCATGATTGGCGAAGAACTGATCGGATTAATGAAAAAAGAAGCCATTTTCGTAAATACCGCGCGGGCTGTGGTGGTGAAGCGCGAAGCCTTGCTAGCCGCGATTGAAAGTGACGCGATCCGGGGCGCGATTCTCGATGTCTTCGATCACGAACCGCCCGATGCGCTGGACTATCGGTTGATCCACCATAAAAATGTACTGGCCACGCCACACATCGCCGGGGCGACATTTGAAGTAGAAGACCATCACGCCGACATTATGAATAAGGCCCTGCACGACTTTTACGTCACCGGCAACCGCGCCATCCGTCAGCTGGTAAACCGCGAAGTATTGTCTGTAAAACCCATTTAA